The DNA region GCGGATGTTGTGAAAATCCTTCCTTTCGGTTTAGAAAAAGGATATGGCGAAAGGATTTTCCGCATTACCGAATTCAAGGAAGGAAAATTTCACCTGCTTCTTCACGCAACCAATACTTTGCTGAACAAAACTGTAGTTCAGGGAATTACCATTACCGAGACTTTTGAAAATGAAAAAGAACAGCTGAAAAGTGATGTTCAGGATTTCTTCAAACCCCAAAAACCTTCGAGAATGAATCCAGGAGGTCAGTCGCGCGGATTGAGAATTGTGTTGGCGGTACTGTTTTTCATTATCGCAATCCTGCTTTTAATTAAGACGTTTTCGGGGAATTAGCAAAGAGTTTGAGATTTGAGGTTTGAAGTTGAAGTTTGAAGTTTGATGAATCTTGAATCTTGAATCTTGAATCTGACATCTAAAAACGCCTGATTAAAATCAATTGCATCATTGCCTAAAAATCCGTATTTTTACGAACCTTTTTTCTAAAATAAATCAAGTAAAAATATGGACACCACCCAATTTGTAAACCGCCACATTTCGATGAACGAAGCCGATAAACAGGCAATGTTGAAGAGAGTGGGCGTTTCTTGTATGGATGAACTTGTTTCCCAAACCATTCCCAATGCAATCCGTCTGGAAAAAGAACTGAATATTTCGGCGCCGCTTTCGGAATTCGAAATGCTTGCACACTCGAAAGACCTTGCTTCGAAAAACCTTTCTTTCGACAACTATATCGGTTTCGGCTACCACAACACGATTTTGCCGAGCGCAATCCAGAGAAATATCTTAGAGAATCCATCGTGGTACACCGCCTATACTCCTTACCAAGCGGAAATCGCACAGGGAAGATTGGAGGCGTTGCTGAATTTCCAAACGGTAATTGTGGATTTAACTGGGCTTCCGTTGGCAAATGCTTCTCTTTTGGATGAAGGAACCGCCGCTTCTGAGGCGATGCACATGTTTTTTGAAAGCAGAACCAAAGAACAGAAAAAGGGTGGAGCAATCAAGTTCTTTGTTTCTGATTTGGTTTTCCCGCAAACCATCGCGGTGTTGAAAACAAAAGCGGAAGGATTGGGAATCGACATCATCGTCGGAAACCACAAAAACCATCAGTTCAACGATTCCTATTTTGGCGTGCTGTTGCAGTATCCTGGGAAAAATGGAATCATTTTAGACTATACCGAAAACATTAAATATTATAAGGAACATCAGCTTCAGGTTGCAGTTGCTTGTGATCCGCTTGCTTTGGTGAAACTGAAATCACCTGCTGAAATGGGTGCAGACTGTGCCGTTGGAACCACGCAACGATTTGGAATTCCGATGGGTTATGGTGGTCCTCATGCAGCATTCTTTGC from Chryseobacterium suipulveris includes:
- a CDS encoding J domain-containing protein; this translates as MKDYYYFLGVKDNASDEEIKKAYRKLSLKYHPDKNPGDVFFEQRFREVQEAYEMLSEPEKRRIYDENLANQQRSYRPHFPPSIKSFTSNTIRAKKGEEVIINWNTQNADVVKILPFGLEKGYGERIFRITEFKEGKFHLLLHATNTLLNKTVVQGITITETFENEKEQLKSDVQDFFKPQKPSRMNPGGQSRGLRIVLAVLFFIIAILLLIKTFSGN